Proteins from one bacterium genomic window:
- the flgL gene encoding flagellar hook-associated protein FlgL, with protein sequence MYILNKTLYDRTQERIRQANEELYRIQETIASGKQINHPSDNPEVAQQVLNYRTILSNINQYSENIDFGQRWSQATNDTLDTANKLLLRCREVAHTQADGTATDETRAVSATEIEGIYQDMVDLANTRHEGRYLFAPERLDTKPFDPDTAIDEPLPDNPPEFLMRIRIGDDQEIQVNTSKDVFTGGEEGKNLFKVVNQLKTGLENNDPEAIRAAWAEIDQAIEQVTRQQGRLGVNIQRLDRNQEALNDLKSLTESSLSQREDADLIGKAIDFVEKSNNQSINLATLSKILNTNLLDILG encoded by the coding sequence ATGTACATTCTGAACAAAACCCTTTACGATCGCACTCAGGAGCGAATCCGACAAGCCAATGAAGAGCTGTATCGGATCCAGGAAACCATTGCTTCCGGCAAACAGATCAACCATCCTTCCGATAATCCGGAGGTGGCGCAGCAGGTTTTGAATTACCGGACCATCCTCTCTAACATCAACCAGTATTCGGAAAATATTGACTTTGGGCAAAGGTGGAGCCAGGCAACCAATGACACTCTCGATACAGCGAATAAGCTGCTGCTCCGATGCCGTGAGGTAGCCCACACCCAGGCCGACGGTACGGCCACGGACGAAACCAGGGCCGTATCTGCCACGGAGATCGAAGGGATTTACCAGGACATGGTGGATCTGGCCAATACCCGGCATGAAGGAAGGTATCTCTTTGCTCCGGAGCGGCTGGACACCAAACCCTTTGATCCGGACACGGCGATAGATGAACCCCTGCCGGATAATCCACCGGAATTTCTCATGCGGATCAGGATCGGAGACGATCAGGAGATACAGGTCAACACCAGCAAGGATGTTTTTACCGGAGGAGAAGAAGGGAAAAACCTCTTCAAGGTGGTGAACCAACTGAAAACCGGTCTGGAAAATAATGACCCGGAAGCTATCCGGGCCGCATGGGCCGAAATCGACCAGGCGATTGAGCAGGTCACCCGGCAGCAGGGAAGGCTTGGAGTCAATATCCAGCGTCTTGACCGGAATCAGGAGGCATTGAATGACCTTAAAAGTTTGACCGAATCATCCTTAAGCCAGAGGGAAGATGCGGACCTGATCGGAAAGGCCATTGACTTTGTCGAGAAAAGCAATAATCAGTCTATCAACCTGGCTACCCTGTCAAAGATCCTCAATACCAACCTGCTGGACATTCTGGGTTAA
- a CDS encoding CxxxxCH/CxxCH domain-containing protein: MRAKNLILVIVCFVCSLLFSPLAQGAFVCIDSSCVGCHVLPTSAINVALTHPNLTVGCITCHSPECVPGLHKDGIRQLDPLYYSYTGTAANVGCNVCHGAPPQALCAGSGSLVMDHCLDPAGCNPEIFNCIACHPNFNGLANHIYPKVLGVPLFATVASVGKCMACHSLSLLVGRSGAHTTHFVSKIIAPATTASKVLSIDCAVCHPNLAANLGADHVVCIHGASNAWLPGKVPVIFNALLGPIGDGDFYSLGPVGGTGTCVVYCHSNGQTPPTTLLTAALGYPGSNLPLPWNVPFPIDPLILDCGCCHAFPPLTHSASKTDCNTCHPTPVLGAAPTSTYHINGIPDLWRLILSASPAVPLILPSSSSVSGNDLILSSALGIDKFLGLPGMGLTAPALFGSGTGLLSALGMTGLGYNPIMTASLNITSSLPLTDYLLSPSGLGLPLSPASSSWSSFSNGPGIPGWRSTGLASPWNYLSSPTTWPGFGFTATVAGGFTNPLLSFGWAGLPFYW; this comes from the coding sequence ATGAGAGCAAAAAATCTAATACTTGTAATCGTCTGTTTCGTTTGTTCGCTGTTATTCTCCCCGCTGGCGCAGGGAGCTTTCGTTTGTATCGACTCATCGTGTGTGGGTTGTCATGTCCTGCCTACCAGCGCCATTAATGTAGCCTTAACTCACCCGAACCTGACGGTCGGCTGTATTACCTGCCATTCCCCGGAATGTGTACCCGGTTTGCACAAAGATGGAATCCGGCAGCTCGATCCGCTCTACTACAGCTATACGGGGACCGCGGCCAACGTTGGCTGCAATGTCTGTCATGGTGCCCCACCCCAGGCCCTCTGTGCCGGGAGTGGCAGTCTGGTCATGGATCACTGCCTCGATCCGGCTGGCTGTAATCCGGAGATATTCAATTGCATAGCCTGCCACCCCAATTTCAATGGTCTGGCTAATCACATTTATCCCAAGGTCCTGGGTGTGCCGCTTTTTGCCACCGTGGCCAGTGTGGGCAAGTGTATGGCCTGCCACAGTCTGTCTCTGCTGGTTGGCAGAAGCGGGGCACACACCACCCACTTCGTGAGCAAGATCATTGCCCCGGCCACCACAGCCAGCAAGGTGCTCAGCATCGATTGTGCGGTTTGCCATCCAAACCTTGCCGCCAACCTGGGGGCGGATCATGTGGTCTGTATCCACGGCGCCTCGAATGCCTGGCTTCCGGGCAAAGTGCCGGTGATTTTTAACGCCCTTTTAGGTCCGATCGGAGATGGGGATTTTTATTCCCTCGGCCCGGTGGGAGGGACCGGGACCTGCGTGGTCTACTGTCACAGCAACGGCCAGACCCCTCCGACAACCCTGCTGACCGCTGCCCTGGGGTATCCCGGCTCCAACCTGCCCCTTCCCTGGAATGTACCTTTCCCGATTGACCCGCTCATCCTCGATTGCGGCTGCTGCCATGCCTTCCCTCCGCTGACCCATTCGGCCTCCAAGACCGATTGCAACACCTGCCATCCCACGCCCGTACTCGGTGCCGCACCAACGAGCACATATCACATCAATGGCATTCCGGATCTCTGGCGGCTCATCCTGTCAGCCAGCCCGGCTGTACCGTTGATTCTGCCTTCCTCCTCTTCCGTTTCAGGCAATGATCTGATCCTGAGCTCTGCCCTGGGTATCGATAAATTCCTGGGCCTGCCGGGCATGGGACTGACCGCTCCCGCTCTCTTCGGCTCAGGGACCGGGCTGTTATCCGCTCTGGGAATGACCGGACTGGGGTATAATCCGATCATGACCGCATCCCTGAATATCACCAGCAGCCTGCCCCTGACGGACTATCTGCTTTCTCCATCCGGTCTTGGTCTCCCCTTGAGTCCCGCTTCCTCTTCCTGGTCCAGCTTCAGTAATGGCCCCGGAATTCCCGGCTGGCGATCCACCGGCCTTGCCAGTCCATGGAATTACCTTTCATCCCCAACGACATGGCCGGGTTTTGGATTTACGGCCACCGTCGCAGGCGGCTTCACGAATCCTCTGCTTTCCTTCGGGTGGGCAGGACTGCCCTTTTACTGGTAG
- the flgK gene encoding flagellar hook-associated protein FlgK, translating into MSDINNILNIGLSALQAFKTGIEVTAQNIANVDTPGYSQKEVVMGPKKLTQGPPYFFHGVEVSEIKRAYDTELGRQISTQEGKASYWQTSEEYLARIEEIFTESEQSGLNRDLGAFWNAWQQLSINPNGYGERQEVASAADRLSGTLKSRSADLQKVMADVNREVSATMEEINQTLHKIAELNRQASEALGGQVDEYKDQLDTLVEGLSQQININYWQEKTGQVTVSLNGHALVEGTQAISLTSATDDQGRTIIQKELDGGTLVDVTDQISAGKVKGLLELGNDTISGYLDKLDNLALGLSEKVNEQHRSGYGLDGSTEVDFFKPISTADGAARNLELNPDIESNLDLIAASSSAEVPDNENALKMTDLQRSPDFEEGGQLLSANDYYASMYRSIGQDTRNARDNADQHQMILNNLKDRRSMISDVALDEQLANLIKFQQTYNASAKVISTADEMMSTLLNISA; encoded by the coding sequence ATGTCTGATATCAATAATATCCTGAATATCGGCTTATCGGCCCTTCAGGCCTTTAAGACGGGTATTGAGGTAACAGCTCAGAATATCGCCAATGTGGATACACCCGGCTACAGCCAAAAAGAGGTGGTCATGGGTCCGAAGAAGTTGACCCAGGGACCACCTTATTTTTTTCATGGGGTAGAAGTTTCTGAAATTAAAAGGGCATATGATACGGAGCTTGGCAGGCAGATTTCCACCCAGGAAGGAAAGGCCTCTTACTGGCAGACTTCGGAAGAGTATCTGGCCCGGATTGAGGAAATATTCACTGAATCCGAGCAGTCGGGTCTGAACAGGGACCTCGGCGCGTTCTGGAATGCCTGGCAGCAGTTGTCCATCAACCCGAATGGCTATGGGGAGCGGCAGGAAGTTGCTTCCGCAGCCGACCGGCTGTCCGGTACCCTGAAATCCCGATCGGCTGATCTTCAGAAAGTGATGGCTGATGTCAACAGGGAAGTCAGTGCGACCATGGAGGAAATTAATCAGACCCTGCACAAAATTGCCGAACTCAACCGCCAGGCCAGCGAGGCCCTCGGCGGACAGGTCGATGAGTATAAGGATCAGTTGGACACCCTGGTTGAGGGTTTGAGCCAGCAGATCAACATCAACTACTGGCAGGAGAAAACCGGCCAGGTTACCGTTTCACTGAACGGCCATGCCCTGGTCGAGGGGACTCAGGCCATCAGCCTGACCTCTGCCACCGATGATCAGGGCCGCACTATCATACAGAAGGAACTGGATGGGGGCACCCTGGTTGATGTCACTGACCAGATCAGCGCAGGAAAAGTTAAGGGGCTCCTGGAGCTGGGCAACGATACCATCTCCGGCTACCTGGATAAGCTGGACAATCTGGCTCTTGGACTGAGCGAAAAAGTAAATGAGCAGCACCGGAGCGGCTATGGGCTCGATGGCTCGACTGAGGTCGATTTCTTCAAACCCATAAGCACCGCAGACGGTGCAGCCCGGAATCTGGAGCTCAATCCGGATATTGAGAGTAATCTTGATCTGATTGCCGCCTCATCTTCAGCCGAAGTGCCGGACAATGAAAACGCCCTCAAGATGACTGATCTGCAGCGAAGTCCGGATTTCGAGGAGGGCGGTCAACTCCTGTCCGCCAATGACTACTATGCCAGCATGTACCGGTCCATCGGCCAGGATACCAGGAATGCTCGCGACAATGCCGATCAGCACCAGATGATCTTGAATAACCTGAAGGACCGGCGGAGCATGATTTCCGATGTAGCCCTGGATGAGCAACTGGCCAATCTGATCAAATTCCAGCAAACCTATAATGCCTCAGCCAAAGTCATCTCCACAGCGGACGAGATGATGTCAACGCTGCTCAACATTTCCGCATAA
- the flgM gene encoding flagellar biosynthesis anti-sigma factor FlgM: MKIDRPNDITIGEFDKTYSGERIGKSERERKADQAQRGERINAAGDRVNISSEGAKIQQLKAKISEIPDVRQELVDKAKQDLESGNYQVDSNRVAHAIILESLWDNLY; encoded by the coding sequence ATGAAAATTGACAGACCCAACGACATTACCATCGGAGAATTTGACAAAACCTACAGCGGCGAACGGATCGGGAAAAGCGAGCGGGAGCGGAAAGCGGATCAGGCTCAGAGGGGTGAAAGGATTAATGCTGCCGGAGACAGGGTTAATATTTCTTCTGAAGGTGCAAAGATCCAGCAGTTGAAGGCCAAGATAAGTGAAATCCCGGATGTCAGGCAGGAGCTGGTGGATAAGGCAAAGCAGGATTTGGAAAGCGGGAACTATCAGGTAGACAGCAATAGAGTTGCTCATGCTATCATCCTGGAAAGTTTATGGGATAATCTCTACTGA
- a CDS encoding VacB/RNase II family 3'-5' exoribonuclease — translation MPRITKEEIIRLLEQTEQRPVAFRRLMADLGVNGKAMRELKSLLEELIESGQIIRIKGGKYGLSRKMNLVSGHVSAHPSGYGFVVPDTEGQADIFIPPDGMREVFDGDRVMARIDHTGRDGRRSGSIIRVMERAHKTVIGCFEKTRHISFVVPNNPSLTQDIIIPKENKGIKPRIGQLVVAQILDYPTRYRNPTGRIVEVLGWPDDPGIDVEVVVRDSELPDVFPESIQGETQGLRPELAEADLTGRMDLRNLLTITIDGETARDFDDAVSWQPLTSEAKGPEGSQKGGRERLWVHIADVSHYVPEGSGLDEEAFSRGTSVYFPERAIPMLPPELSNELCSLKPRVDRLTLSVRMDFDADARVVDYAITLSVINSSERMTYTQVRDILSEQAQTPAEFQYLEPTIKAMGDLAARLRRKRMMSGSLDFDLPEPEVVLDLRGSVQSIIRAERNQAHNLIEEFMLIANQVVAEHMSRLKVPVIYRIHEEPEEADVVAFIEFIHELGWEAEEEMPAGGKPPAEEKPPKGKTKRPSRRKGIKARLEHADLQRILSQFRGKPEEASVNYLLLRTMRQARYSTQNAGHFGLAIKEYTHFTSPIRRYPDLIVHRLMKKVLDGEADRLREDVSLPERLAVIANHSSLRERIAEEAERKIIDIKRTRYMEEKIGEEFTGIISSVTAFGFFVELEEIFVEGLVHIRNLADDYYQFNERKHRLEGSRTKKVFRIGDRVTVRVSRIDVPRLHIDFTLATKSN, via the coding sequence ATGCCGAGAATCACCAAAGAGGAAATTATCCGGTTATTGGAGCAGACCGAGCAGAGGCCGGTGGCTTTTCGCCGGTTGATGGCTGATCTGGGGGTAAATGGAAAGGCCATGCGGGAGCTGAAAAGCCTGCTAGAAGAGTTGATCGAGTCGGGCCAGATTATCCGGATCAAGGGAGGGAAGTATGGTCTTTCCCGGAAGATGAACCTTGTTTCCGGCCATGTCAGTGCTCATCCATCCGGTTACGGTTTTGTCGTTCCGGACACCGAAGGCCAGGCTGATATTTTCATTCCCCCTGACGGCATGCGGGAAGTCTTTGACGGGGACAGGGTCATGGCCCGGATTGACCATACGGGCCGTGACGGACGAAGATCAGGAAGCATCATCCGGGTTATGGAGCGGGCCCATAAAACGGTGATCGGCTGCTTTGAAAAGACCCGGCACATTTCCTTTGTTGTCCCGAATAATCCCTCCCTGACTCAGGATATCATCATCCCGAAAGAGAACAAGGGAATAAAGCCCCGGATCGGGCAACTGGTAGTTGCCCAGATTCTGGACTATCCCACCCGCTACCGGAACCCGACCGGCAGGATCGTGGAAGTGCTGGGCTGGCCTGACGATCCAGGCATCGATGTGGAAGTGGTTGTCCGCGACAGTGAGCTTCCGGATGTCTTTCCCGAAAGCATTCAGGGAGAAACTCAAGGTTTGCGTCCTGAACTGGCTGAAGCTGACCTTACCGGCAGGATGGATCTGCGGAATCTTTTGACCATTACCATCGATGGAGAGACAGCACGGGATTTCGACGATGCCGTATCCTGGCAGCCCCTGACATCGGAAGCGAAGGGGCCGGAAGGTTCGCAGAAGGGCGGCAGGGAGCGGTTATGGGTCCATATTGCCGATGTCAGTCATTATGTTCCGGAAGGGTCCGGTCTGGACGAAGAGGCTTTTTCCCGCGGCACCAGCGTCTATTTTCCGGAGCGGGCAATTCCCATGCTTCCTCCTGAGCTCTCCAACGAGCTGTGCAGCTTGAAACCCAGGGTGGACCGGCTGACCCTCTCGGTGCGGATGGACTTCGATGCCGATGCCCGGGTGGTGGATTATGCCATCACCCTCAGTGTGATCAACAGCAGCGAGCGCATGACCTATACCCAGGTGCGCGATATCCTGTCGGAGCAAGCCCAGACTCCTGCCGAATTTCAGTACCTGGAGCCCACCATCAAGGCCATGGGAGACCTGGCGGCGCGGCTTCGCCGGAAGCGAATGATGAGCGGCAGCCTTGATTTTGACCTTCCGGAGCCTGAAGTGGTTCTGGATCTTCGCGGCAGCGTTCAATCCATTATCCGGGCGGAAAGAAATCAAGCCCATAACCTGATCGAGGAATTCATGCTCATAGCCAATCAGGTTGTGGCTGAGCACATGAGCAGGTTGAAGGTCCCGGTTATTTACCGGATCCATGAAGAGCCGGAAGAGGCGGATGTCGTGGCTTTCATTGAATTTATCCATGAGCTTGGCTGGGAAGCGGAGGAAGAAATGCCTGCCGGAGGAAAGCCGCCGGCAGAAGAAAAGCCGCCGAAAGGGAAAACGAAGCGGCCCAGCCGCAGGAAGGGCATAAAAGCACGGCTGGAACATGCAGATTTACAGAGGATTCTCAGTCAGTTCCGGGGAAAGCCCGAGGAAGCATCCGTCAATTACCTGCTGCTTCGCACCATGAGACAGGCCCGCTATTCGACCCAGAATGCAGGGCATTTTGGCCTGGCCATAAAGGAATATACCCATTTTACCTCCCCTATCCGCCGGTATCCGGACCTTATCGTTCACCGGCTGATGAAAAAGGTCCTGGATGGTGAGGCGGACAGATTGCGGGAAGATGTCAGCCTGCCTGAAAGACTTGCTGTCATTGCCAATCATTCCTCCCTGCGGGAGCGAATCGCCGAGGAAGCTGAGCGAAAGATCATCGATATCAAGCGGACCAGGTATATGGAGGAGAAAATTGGCGAGGAATTTACCGGTATTATCTCCTCAGTTACAGCCTTTGGCTTTTTTGTGGAGCTTGAGGAAATCTTTGTCGAGGGGCTCGTTCATATCAGAAACCTGGCCGATGATTATTACCAGTTCAACGAGCGAAAGCACCGCCTTGAAGGATCGCGGACCAAAAAGGTCTTCCGGATCGGTGACCGGGTAACGGTCCGGGTGTCCCGGATAGATGTGCCGCGATTGCATATCGATTTCACTCTGGCAACGAAGTCGAACTAA
- a CDS encoding DUF294 nucleotidyltransferase-like domain-containing protein yields the protein MHEIIEEACKKLNVELPNVRESSEIAQNMIREAQEYLIGQVPPMDVPVDGVVLGSLARHEVTPGSDLDYVVIVHNLPDYK from the coding sequence ATGCATGAGATAATAGAAGAGGCCTGCAAGAAGTTAAACGTAGAATTGCCCAACGTGCGAGAATCTTCGGAAATTGCCCAAAATATGATTAGAGAGGCCCAAGAATATTTGATTGGACAGGTACCTCCTATGGATGTGCCTGTTGACGGTGTTGTTTTAGGCTCATTAGCGAGACACGAAGTCACGCCTGGCAGTGACTTGGATTATGTAGTTATTGTTCATAACTTGCCTGATTATAAATAA
- a CDS encoding radical SAM protein, whose amino-acid sequence MYEFSELKIIHHLDRLWAICRGELPPPVTVEIDLTNACNHRCIWCLDQSYNTRLNATLKEGPLLNFAAELARQGVQGVIFTGGGEPLLYYSFGKVAQHFRNQGLQLGLITNGEAIDRHLEAIPFLSWIQVSLDAARAETHQKLHNPFKTSMFQTIVDNLYQISTSVHTGIVYIIHPDNFREVPDAINLARDVGCRFIAFRRVVGEEARKFTPSMVRDVRELMASIQWKEGNSDFQILAPRLHHLDQGHRSLPYSLCLAHHLIGVLASDGSLYPCRTLRGDTDYAYGSIYRESFQSIWQGEKRKAVLEKIARKECASRCLGRTFYLRYDHYNQWLEYLSQGRDKVGHVEFL is encoded by the coding sequence ATGTATGAATTCAGTGAATTGAAGATCATCCATCATCTCGATCGCCTTTGGGCAATTTGCCGGGGAGAGTTACCCCCGCCGGTAACTGTTGAAATCGACCTGACCAATGCCTGCAACCATCGCTGTATCTGGTGCCTGGATCAGTCTTACAACACCAGGCTCAATGCGACACTGAAAGAGGGTCCTCTGCTGAATTTCGCTGCTGAGCTGGCCCGGCAGGGGGTGCAGGGGGTAATCTTTACCGGAGGCGGGGAGCCGCTCCTGTACTACTCGTTCGGCAAGGTGGCCCAGCATTTTCGGAACCAGGGTCTGCAACTTGGTCTGATCACCAATGGGGAGGCTATCGACCGGCATCTTGAGGCTATCCCCTTCCTGAGCTGGATACAGGTAAGTTTGGATGCGGCCAGGGCAGAAACCCATCAAAAGCTTCATAATCCCTTCAAGACCAGCATGTTTCAGACCATCGTCGATAACCTGTATCAAATTTCCACCTCCGTTCATACGGGCATTGTTTATATTATTCATCCGGATAATTTCCGGGAGGTACCGGATGCAATCAATCTGGCCAGGGATGTGGGATGCCGCTTTATCGCCTTCAGACGGGTTGTTGGCGAAGAGGCCCGAAAGTTTACGCCCTCGATGGTGAGGGATGTCAGAGAGCTTATGGCCAGTATTCAGTGGAAGGAAGGCAACTCCGATTTTCAGATTCTGGCACCCCGGCTCCATCATCTCGATCAGGGACATCGATCCCTGCCTTACTCTCTCTGTCTGGCCCACCATCTGATCGGAGTCCTGGCCTCAGACGGCAGCCTTTATCCCTGCCGTACCCTTCGGGGCGATACGGATTACGCTTATGGATCCATTTACCGGGAAAGCTTTCAGAGTATATGGCAGGGAGAGAAGCGAAAGGCTGTCCTGGAGAAAATCGCCCGCAAGGAATGTGCCAGCAGGTGCCTTGGCCGTACTTTTTACCTGCGCTACGATCATTATAACCAATGGCTGGAATACCTTAGCCAGGGCAGGGATAAGGTTGGGCATGTGGAGTTTCTGTGA